In the genome of Arachis stenosperma cultivar V10309 chromosome 6, arast.V10309.gnm1.PFL2, whole genome shotgun sequence, the window ATTTCCTCGCCGAGTTTCAAATCGTCCTTGGTGATCTGAAAGAGGTCGCCGCAGGGGCAAGGGTACGTGTATGCCTGAAGCTCCTCGTTCCACTCCATGTCCTCGATCTCAACGTCGTCGTACGACATCGTTTCGTTTCgccgcttcttctttctttggACTTTCGGAACAACgaataagaagaagatgaataagAGAGCACCGTCGAGAATCTGGTTCTCTTCTCCTTTATAATtattcaacaattattcaacctAGTAATTCACAGATTAATTAACAATTATTTACCCCCATAACAAGTTCACAGATTATTCAACAATGATTGCtaaaaaaaaatacctagaAGCTAGAagcaaggttgcgagaaccgaGCCGATCATTGAACCGGTCAAGTGACTGGTTCAATGGTTCAACTGATGTCAAACCGTGGTTGAaccattttaattaaatatataataaacttatttaaaatttaatatacatGTAGATATTATAGAAACTAAAGCAacttattataaatatttgtatatttcAGTGTAAAAGATACCTAAAGATCATAATTAAGtcaatttcttttttcattCTCAAATTCTCTTTCACTCTCTCTGACTTCTTGCACAACAATAAACTGGTGCTACATAATTCTCCTATACAGGTTCATCATCTCAGAGCAATTCCTTTACCTCCAACAACATACACTTCTTGCTTTTGGAGGCCAGAACCCAAAAGATCATAATCAACAATCACAAAAAAGAATTCAGAATAACAAACTTACATCGAAACTCAACCCACCAGCAACAAAGAATTTAGAAtcacaaaaaattttaacaaaaacatCTAATCAAGTATTCAACAATAAAAACTCGAATCCAAACACAGAGAACTCAGCATCCAAAAttag includes:
- the LOC130933386 gene encoding diphthamide biosynthesis protein 3-like, with amino-acid sequence MSYDDVEIEDMEWNEELQAYTYPCPCGDLFQITKDDLKLGEEIARCPSCSLYITVIYNIEDFSDHNRNKPLQPSNPQSLTVA